acttttTCAATTAATCTTCCCATTAATGCCATCACTTGTTCAGTCAATCTGACGCGTGGAATTTGCACGtcaacaagaggcgggatttatcgcacaaatcaatcatatccaatcataaccaattagatccaatcatagcgcgatggagacattgcctcctctcatgtgactttcccccattcattctcaattaccccccacaaaacccaccgcacgccggggGTCTGATGATTTTCTATGGTTTCCTGTGAGAGCAAAGGGAGGCATGTCTCCTGCTGaaactttacctgcgggtgtcaagtcaagtcacctttatttacatagcgctttttacaatgtagattgtgtcaaagcagctttacagtgataactggtaatttttgctgcacagcaactcttaaagaatagtgtcaatgcaggcagaccaaagcactgttgaataaatgtcaagaatactgttgaatatcaaatgtcaagtcaaatgtcaagtgcccccaactaagcaagccaaaggcgacagcggcaaggaacccaaactccaacaggtgatatcaggtggcaaacaggtgacaaataggtgttaaatggcgaaaaaaaccttgggagaaaccaggctaagtcggggggccagttctcctctggcgaacagtgctttgttacgactcaggttgctatcataagtttgataggatcgcaacattcaaagtatttatttcagttccatccagttgaggatcgtattcatcatgccggtatggacggttgttgaggaactgtggcactggctgtcgtgttgatgaggccttcacaatggatgatctagttgactcgatctatgttgatacttcagggctgcgttgtggtcgtgtcaggCCACCGGTCCTCAGTCTcatctgaatttagtagtagaaATTACTGGTGATCCAATTTTTTACATCAGCTATGCgttctgttaattttgtgagttggtaagtttcgtcagggcacgaagaaatatagagctgagtatcatcagcgtgacaatgaaaactaacttcatgcttcctaatgatatctcccaagggtagcatgtacagagtgaaaagcaatggtcctagtactgagccttgcggtactccatattgaacttgtgatcgatatgacatCTCTTCGTTTActaaactgataacggtcagataagtatgatttaaaccatgacaatgcaattccactaatgccaacatagttttcgagtctatttagaagaatattgtgatcgatagtgtcaaatgcagcactaagatcagtaacactaatagagagatacaaccacgatctgatgatcagagcaaatcattagtaactctaatgagagcagtctcagtaatatggtacggtctaaatcctgactggaaatcctcacagatagtATTCGCTGTGTCTATTCGTGTCGCTGTTGGACAGAGTTCCTTTAGAAATGCAAGTGACTTGCGCTCttattaatgtcataatttgtaatataatatgttgttttatttgcaatatggattattttctcatcctatttttttgaggaggcactgcctcccttgtcTCCTCAGAGGAAACTCccatgatagatagacagacagacagacctaGATCATATGGAAAAGATTTGCTaccaaaacaggcaatttactaTGTTTTAAAGCTTTTTCACAGTTATCAAGGTTGAGCCAAAAACTATTTAATGCatgatttgattgacagcagtgGTACTAGAGGCCCAGTTGCTTATGAAGAGTTCTACCATATAGTATGAACATCAAGAGTATGTGCGAAAAATCACATGATATACAATCCtttcagggatggacaactccggtcctggagggccagtgtcctgcagagtttatctccatccctgataaaaactcacttgcctataacttcctactaatcctaaagaccttgattagctggttcaggtgtgtttgattagggttggagctaaactctgctggacactggccctccaggaccggagttgtccatccctgctttaGGCACATGAAAAACAGGAAGGTGCCCCCcagtggccgatttctttcgaatttctcacaggcctctaggaccatgagtctAACAGGCCAAGCTAGTTTAATTCCGATCAGCCTCCATTAACCTTGTCTGACTgccaatagatttttttaagaTATGTAAATGTCCTCATAGTCAATCACAGCACCTTGAACAAAGACACTGCTTGCCAGttttcaagtcaatcggactGTTGTGTAGCTATAGccattttcatgtttgtttgttttttcattttatagcaccaccaagtgGCCACTTGCTACTGTATGTCCTTTTTTACACGGCCACATGTACATtggtgtaccaagtttggtgaaatCATCTCATTCCGTTCAAGAATGATAGCCGTGTTAGTAAAAGTGGCCATGCTAACTTCAAACATTTTGGTGTCCCGTCACGGACATGAATGGAAATTTAcacttttttgataattattgacaatcagacACCAGAGAatctttctgcactggtttggttccgattgggcgaaaaacctaggacttgtttgcaaaagttaaaaaaaaaaaaaaaaaaaatacccgaATCCATGCGTTTTATTCATCTTGAGCCATGTATTACAATGATATAACACTTACGAAGCCTATGATGAACATTTTAGGAGTTCAAGTCTCTACGACAATATGACCTCctttgtgttggtcccccttttgctgacaaaacagccctgacccgtcgaggcatggactccactagacccctgaaggtgtgctgtggtatctggcaccaagttgtttgttcagcacatcccacacaTGCTcaatctggggaatttggaggccaagtcaacacctcaaactcaaattgttgtactcctcaaaccattcctgaaccatttttacTTTAtggcagggcgcattatcctATTGAAAGAGGCCActgccaccagggaataccatttcaggatgtacatggtctgcaacaatgcttaggtaggtggtacgtgtcaaagtaacatctacgtggatggcaggacccaaagattcccagcagaacattgccaaatgcatcacactgcctctgccggcttgccttcttcccatagtgcatcctggtgccatgtgctccccaggtaagcgacgcacacgcacccAGCCATCCatatgatgtaaaagaaaatgtgattcatcagaccaggccaccttcttccattggtCCGTGGTCCAGTtatgatgctcacgtgcccactgttggccctttcggcggtggacagagGCTagctgaccactgcagaccgggaacacttcACTGCTGCGGTTTTGGAgctgctctgacccagtcgtctagccatcacaatttgtcccgtgtcaaactcactcaaatccttactcttgcccatttttcctgcttctaacacatcagctttgagaacaaaatgttcactagctgcctaatatatcccaccctctaacaggtgccgtgatgaagagataatctgTGTGATTCACTTCatctgtcagtggtcataatgttatgcctgatcggtgtataatATTAGTCATTTCAAAATCAACTTTTGATTTTCCATTAAAATtcctttaatattttcatttaaggatttttaatgtttttaaaagaagtttcgtctgctcaccaaggctacatttatttaattaaaaatacagtaaaaacagtaatattgtgaaatattattacaatttaaaataactgtgtactatttaaatatatttgacaaagtaatttattcctgtgatgcaaagctgaattttcagcattgttacttcagtattcagtgtcacatgatccttcagaaattattctaatatgctgatctgctgctcaataaacatttatgattattttcaatgttgaaaacagttgtgtactttttttttcaggattcctcgatgaatagaaagttcaaaagaacagcatttatctgaaatacaaagcttctgtagcattatacactaccgttcaaaagtttggggtcagtaagaatttttatttttttgaaaagaaattaaagaaatgaatacttttatttaagcaaggatgcattaaatcaatcaaaagtggcagtaaagacatttataatgttacaaaagattagatttcagataaacactgttcttttgaactttctattcatcaaataatcctgaaaaaaaatattgtacacaaatattttgtacaattgtacacattaaatgtttcttgagcagcagatcagcatattagaatgatttctgaaggatcagctttgccatcacaggaataaattactttgtgaaatatattcaaatagaaaacagttattttaaattgtaataatatttcacaatattactgtttttactgtatttttaattaaataaatgtagccttggtgagcagacgaaacttcttttaaaaacattcaaaatcttagtggttccaaacttttggactgtactgtatataaaagcttttatactgtaaaaatattaaaatttgtttCAGCATCCTGAATAATAGCAAACATTTTCACTTGTTTTAGACATATACTCaactataaaataattttatttctacttctgcttcttcttcttattattattattctgattTATTTTGGTGTCATGCAACCCTATACTGAGTATAAGAGGTGGAGAATAGATAGATGGATTTTTTACTGTGTATTTTGAGGTTTGTTGTTAAACTAGCAATGATGTCCAATGGGACAAGGATTACTGATGCAACCATTGCCCAAGTGACACAATAATCCTTTCagagaagaaagagagaaagcaaAGGTACAGAGATACAAACACCTGTTCCAAAAGGAGAGggacagaaaaaagaaaaaaaaaatcaggccaCACTAGGCACAAGCTGCAACTTCTATTAATATTTACACATCAATCTTCTGCATTATAGCCTCCCAAAAAACCCTTGTACATATGTATATTAGGGGAGCGCAGCTATTTTTATGCAGCCATATTGCatgttaaaaaagaaagaatacaGGACAGATGACCACTACTGTCTCTCACATGTGTGGTGGTTTCATCTATATAAACTCTGGCTGATTCAAACTCACAGAAGAATGTAGCAGTTCCCTGTAAAATGAAATGAAGAGAAAATACAAAGTGAAAGAAAAAGCTTTAGTGACTCTGAACGAATATAATGAGTACATAACATAATGCTCTCTGAAATGCCACATAAGTATTGCTTCCTCTCTGCAGCTGTTGAGTGAAAAACCATTAATGGCACACGGGGCTACGCAGAAGCCTGGAGTAACCTGTCATTTCGCACAGTGTTTGCTTGCTGAGTCATAATAGGAAGATTTTCTCATACAGCGGAAGCATATACTTTAAAATCAGCTGAGGCAGACTCACATAAAATACCAGATGTACTGGGAATTGAAAAGGTCAATGGCATTGGATGATAATTACAGTTTGGGAGCATTCATTTGTATTGTATGTCACctgccatttttgcttttacaattctgtttaattaattattttgtttgttcataacttgtACCATTTAAAATCAACTGAAAAACCTAAAATAAGATGTTTAATGGTAGGTTCCAACATGACAACTTGCCCCACTATTGGTCTATGTTCATTGGACTACTGGGAAATATAGATGGAAATGTTTAAAAGATTTTCCAATAGATTTTTGTGACCATATAgaaatgactttaaaaaaaacaagccTAAACGTACCCTGAGATTGGCTTTTCATCTGAGTaaaaagtgtgacaactagccccgatCTTCGCTATATTGTGCAACTTTTTGATCGTCAGTAAATAACAAATCATTATAAATCAGTCATCTTAAATagtctttttaaatatttatcttcTGAGACAACACTGCCTCCCTCTGGTAGTTCTAATTAGTAGTTTCCAACTAGGGAAAAAGAAATAGCCTACCCTAATTTAAATGCGACCAATGACAGGATTACCAGCATATGCAAATTAATTAACTCCAGATTACCGTAGGCATGGTGAAGAGTGAAATATGACCCACTATGTCCCACAGTTTTTGAACAAGATGAGCTCATTAATGTGGTATTTGCTTTTTATGACTTTGATAACCTTTCGAACAGTGCTTGCAAATGAGTCCTCAACGCTGGATATGAAGGTATTTGACTTTTAAGTGTggagttgtaaaaaaaaaaaaaaaaaaaagacgaaTTCAGagcattaattaatgttttgaaaaattaactttttcatgCATGTAATGAAAGTGATCGTTGATTACCTAAGGTCGACGCTTGTAATATTACCGGCGTTTGGCGGAATGAGCTGGGCTCCACGCTCCATGTGAAGGCAGAGGAGTCAGAGGTCAGAGGTGTTTTTCAGACCGCAGTGGAGAGCACGCGCGGCGCCGCTGGTGAATACCGCACAGCACGAGTCATCGGGATAGTTGGTGATGGGACTCAACCTACCGTTTCATTCTCCGTGCTGTGGGAGAAAGGTAAAGTAACCACACATTTCCTCAACAATATTTACTTGGTTAGGGGTTACTGGTCaataacattttgttttgactgtactcaatgttttattattatgtttttaatgcTCAATGGCCCgttttcacagacagggcttagcctaagcaaGGATTAGGCCTTATTTCAAGTAGGATATTTTAGTAACTTTTTTAAACctacactagaaaaaaaacattactggtttGTGCATCTTGAgtcaaaacaatggcactgacatattttaagatatttcagtgcaggttgctttcagttaaaactgctcaaacatgcattttagtctgggactagcttaagccttgtctgtgaaactgggggtatATGTCTCAGGCTAtatcccccggtttcacagacaaggcttgagctggtcccagactaaaatgcatatctgagctgttttaactgaaagcaacttgcactgacatattttttttctatggtacgtttataaaagctacttaaatgtcctaattgaactaaggcctaatcctggcttagtctaagccctgtctgtgaaatgGGGCCAAAAACTGTTATTCTAAAAGGGAACAGAAATATTTGCACATTGTAATGTGGTTGtatgggcttttttttttttctttttcggttaaagggatagttcacccaaaaacgaaaattaccccataattaccctcactctcaagccatcctaggtgtatatgacttttttctttcagacaaatacaatcagagttattttaaataatgtcatggctcttcccagctttataGTGGCAGTAAATGGAGGATGaaattttgaagcccaaaaaaatgcaGCAATCCATCCTAAAAGGTTTCCACAaagctccagtgggttaataaaggtttttttttttttttttttttaagcaaagtgatgcgtttgtgtaagaaaaatatatttaaaataaaaaaaaataaaataactaccTTCCGACAGACGGCCGTTTGCATTGATTTATGGTGAAAGAGTGAGCTCTGACCCAACACATAACGTATTGACGAATGTGGAAGTGCAGAGgagagaacaaaacaaaacaccggtcatgaattagaagtctaaatttgagaatttttttttagagggaaatgtcagaggatttcgatataagagaagacgAGCTCGAGTTTGCTGCCCAGCactatttgtttgaacagcaAGAAGTAGCAAAGCTTATGCTACTCTTACATCACATCGGGCGTTTTTCTTTTGGCACAAGTCATGCTTATGGCCGTGTGCTGGAAgtcagttattttattttaattaagttattttaagttttaaatatggatatttttcttacacaaatgcattgctttgccttaaagggatagttcacacaaaaatgaaaattggatgtttatctgcttacccgtatttatatcattttttaactttaatacaccactatgtccaactgcgttcagcactcgtttagtaaggtctgatcgcgctctgacagtggcagtgatgtctcgcactcattgaagtatacacgcgagacatcactgctgctgtCAGACcacgatcagaccttactaaacgagtgctgaacgcagttggacatagtggtgtattagaggtaaaaaatgatataaa
The nucleotide sequence above comes from Chanodichthys erythropterus isolate Z2021 chromosome 10, ASM2448905v1, whole genome shotgun sequence. Encoded proteins:
- the avd gene encoding avidin; the encoded protein is MSSLMWYLLFMTLITFRTVLANESSTLDMKVDACNITGVWRNELGSTLHVKAEESEVRGVFQTAVESTRGAAGEYRTARVIGIVGDGTQPTVSFSVLWEKGSCSAWVGQCFILHDGAQVMKTFWMLRSVADNFAGDWGSTKLGEDLFFKT